One Deltaproteobacteria bacterium DNA segment encodes these proteins:
- the glpA gene encoding anaerobic glycerol-3-phosphate dehydrogenase subunit A, translating into MVLEADVIVIGGGSTGTGIARDLGLRGLSCLVLEKSDLASGATGACQGLLHSGCRYVVSDPPSAKECYQENRILREIAASCVEETEGLFVSLPEDGLEYQERFISACGAVGIPVERLSPEEALALEPSLSGELIGAVRVPDGSINPFTLAAENARAAQIHGGTIITHARVDSLLAEGGRVRGVRGTHVRTGEVFEAFSGFVINAAGAWAGQVVRSLGLSIPLVYSKGSILVTSRRLTETVVNRCRPPSDGDIIVPNETTGLIGTTSIQVEDLDRLTVEPDEVRLLLEETARMIPSVGLARLIRAYAGVRPLFMQAGVKNDRQVSRGFVVIDHEEEQGVRGLLSIVGGKMATYRLMAEKAVDAACEKLGVTASCATHLEPLPGSRKHGFVSLAERLRKTSPEERKDPGKDLILCECELVTRREIEKAVIEDGASDLNDIRMLTRMGTGPCQGAFCAYRSLGTLLEAGGAGEGFPDEMLKDFLERRWKGVRPVVEGDQLREEQVAEEIYIGIFGLEKKGPARLSGR; encoded by the coding sequence ATGGTGCTCGAAGCCGACGTCATCGTTATCGGAGGTGGATCAACAGGTACCGGTATCGCCCGGGACCTCGGCCTCAGGGGATTGAGCTGCCTGGTTCTTGAGAAGAGCGACCTTGCCAGTGGGGCCACGGGGGCCTGCCAGGGACTCCTTCACAGCGGCTGCCGCTACGTGGTTTCCGACCCCCCGTCTGCAAAGGAGTGTTACCAGGAGAACAGGATCCTGAGGGAAATAGCCGCAAGCTGCGTCGAGGAGACAGAGGGTCTTTTCGTCTCCCTCCCCGAGGATGGATTGGAATACCAGGAGCGGTTTATCTCGGCCTGCGGCGCCGTGGGCATACCGGTGGAGCGACTCTCCCCTGAGGAGGCTCTTGCCCTCGAGCCGAGTCTCTCGGGCGAGTTGATCGGTGCTGTAAGGGTTCCTGACGGTTCGATCAATCCCTTCACCCTCGCGGCGGAAAACGCCAGGGCGGCTCAAATTCACGGCGGGACGATCATTACCCATGCGAGGGTGGATAGCCTGCTTGCCGAGGGAGGAAGGGTGAGGGGTGTCCGGGGCACCCATGTCAGGACAGGAGAGGTCTTCGAAGCCTTTTCCGGATTCGTCATCAATGCCGCGGGTGCCTGGGCCGGCCAGGTGGTCCGCAGCCTCGGACTTTCGATTCCCCTTGTCTACTCAAAGGGAAGCATCCTGGTAACGAGCAGGCGGCTGACAGAGACCGTGGTCAACAGGTGCCGGCCCCCCTCGGATGGAGACATAATCGTCCCGAACGAGACCACGGGTCTGATCGGCACCACGTCGATCCAGGTGGAAGACCTGGATCGGCTCACAGTCGAGCCCGATGAGGTCAGACTCCTGCTGGAGGAGACCGCCAGGATGATTCCCTCTGTGGGCTTGGCGAGGCTCATCCGGGCCTATGCCGGGGTGCGTCCCCTTTTCATGCAGGCTGGCGTGAAGAACGATCGACAGGTGAGCAGGGGATTTGTCGTCATCGACCATGAAGAGGAGCAAGGGGTCCGGGGACTTCTGAGCATCGTCGGCGGCAAGATGGCCACCTACAGGCTGATGGCCGAGAAGGCCGTGGATGCGGCCTGCGAGAAACTCGGCGTTACCGCCTCCTGTGCGACCCACCTCGAACCCCTCCCGGGTTCCAGGAAGCACGGTTTTGTCAGCCTGGCGGAGCGGTTGAGAAAGACCTCCCCGGAAGAAAGAAAGGATCCGGGGAAGGATCTGATTCTCTGCGAGTGCGAGCTTGTCACCCGGAGAGAGATAGAGAAGGCGGTGATCGAGGACGGGGCCTCTGATTTGAACGATATTCGGATGCTGACGCGCATGGGGACCGGTCCCTGCCAGGGGGCCTTCTGCGCGTACAGGAGCCTCGGCACTCTGCTGGAGGCGGGCGGGGCCGGGGAAGGGTTTCCGGATGAGATGTTGAAGGATTTCTTGGAGCGTCGGTGGAAGGGTGTGAGGCCCGTGGTGGAGGGCGACCAACTCAGGGAGGAGCAGGTGGCCGAAGAAATCTACATCGGGATATTCGGCCTTGAGAAGAAGGGGCCGGCGAGACTTTCGGGGAGGTAG
- a CDS encoding glycerol-3-phosphate responsive antiterminator, with protein sequence MDFLAVLKEKPLVAALRDLGNPPFPEFPNVGVLFLLGGTIFDIPRIVDEARRLNRLVFVDIDLIKGIGKDSSGVRYLARESRADGIITTKSNLVAAARKEGLSTVQRIFVLDSESLAGGLNVVVNSRPDAVEILPGLIVPKIMNAIRARTSTPVIAGGLITEEREVEEILASGAVAISTTSYHLL encoded by the coding sequence ATGGATTTTCTCGCCGTTCTGAAAGAGAAGCCGCTGGTCGCGGCCCTTAGGGACCTCGGTAATCCACCTTTCCCCGAGTTCCCGAACGTGGGGGTGTTGTTCCTTCTCGGGGGTACGATATTCGACATCCCCAGAATCGTCGATGAGGCCAGGCGCCTCAACAGGCTCGTTTTTGTCGATATAGACCTCATAAAGGGAATCGGCAAGGACAGCTCCGGGGTGCGTTATCTTGCCAGAGAGAGCCGGGCGGACGGCATCATCACCACCAAGAGCAACCTCGTTGCCGCTGCCAGGAAGGAAGGCCTGTCTACCGTTCAGCGGATCTTTGTCCTCGATTCGGAATCCCTGGCAGGAGGCCTGAACGTGGTGGTGAACTCGAGACCCGATGCAGTCGAGATCCTGCCGGGTTTGATCGTGCCCAAGATCATGAACGCGATCCGGGCGAGAACATCCACCCCGGTCATCGCCGGCGGGTTGATAACGGAAGAGCGTGAGGTGGAAGAGATCCTTGCTTCAGGGGCTGTGGCGATATCGACCACGAGCTACCACCTGCTGTGA
- a CDS encoding sn-glycerol-3-phosphate import ATP-binding protein UgpC: protein MADVSLRDVYKKFGKTEVIHGISCEIRDGEFIVILGPSGCGKSTVLRMVAGLEVITSGEIAIDGKVVNRLEPADRDIAMVFQNYALYPHMTVYKNMAYGLRIRGMPKPEIERRVRDAARILELTDFLDRKPRQLSGGQRQRVAMGRCIVREPKVFLFDEPLSNLDAKLRVQMRLEIRRLHEDLKITSIYVTHDQVEAMTLGDRLVVMKDGVVEQIGTPLEIYQRPRTIFVAGFIGSPSMNFLPARLDSRGRGIELSGGETLPLPDESLSARGGRQVTLGIRPEHLVVTEESSAQVHLKVDMIEALGADTVVHGHLGEDRRLVTVRVPGVMKVATAETLPLRCDPERLHLFDPESGARLGST, encoded by the coding sequence ATGGCCGATGTCAGTCTCAGGGATGTGTACAAGAAGTTCGGGAAGACCGAGGTTATCCATGGAATAAGCTGCGAGATCAGGGACGGCGAGTTTATCGTGATCCTGGGTCCCTCTGGCTGTGGCAAATCGACCGTGCTCCGCATGGTTGCGGGACTTGAAGTGATTACCAGCGGCGAGATTGCCATCGATGGAAAGGTGGTCAACCGCCTGGAACCCGCCGACAGGGATATCGCCATGGTATTCCAGAACTATGCCCTCTATCCCCATATGACGGTCTACAAGAACATGGCCTACGGCCTCAGGATACGGGGCATGCCCAAACCCGAGATCGAAAGAAGGGTCCGCGATGCCGCAAGGATCCTGGAGCTGACCGACTTCCTGGACAGGAAGCCGAGACAGCTCTCGGGGGGGCAACGGCAGCGTGTTGCCATGGGCAGGTGTATTGTACGGGAGCCCAAGGTCTTTCTTTTTGACGAACCCCTCAGCAACCTCGACGCCAAGCTGCGAGTCCAGATGCGACTTGAAATCCGGAGGCTTCACGAGGACCTGAAGATCACCAGTATCTACGTCACCCATGACCAGGTGGAGGCGATGACCCTGGGTGACCGCCTCGTGGTGATGAAGGACGGTGTGGTTGAACAGATCGGTACGCCCCTGGAGATCTATCAACGGCCAAGGACCATTTTTGTCGCCGGTTTCATCGGCTCACCCTCCATGAACTTTCTTCCGGCACGGCTGGATAGTCGAGGAAGAGGGATCGAGCTCTCTGGAGGGGAGACCCTGCCCCTTCCGGATGAAAGCCTCTCTGCCCGGGGAGGCAGGCAGGTGACCCTCGGCATCCGGCCCGAGCATCTGGTCGTGACGGAGGAGAGCTCGGCCCAGGTCCATCTGAAGGTCGACATGATTGAGGCACTCGGGGCCGACACGGTTGTCCACGGGCATCTGGGGGAGGATCGACGCCTTGTTACGGTTCGCGTGCCGGGTGTCATGAAGGTCGCAACGGCCGAAACCCTGCCCCTCAGGTGTGACCCGGAGCGATTGCACCTGTTTGACCCTGAAAGCGGGGCTCGTCTGGGCTCCACCTGA
- the ugpE gene encoding sn-glycerol-3-phosphate ABC transporter permease UgpE produces the protein MVEHRPWLTFLTHAVLVLGMLILAFPIYVTFVASTHTLGEITTSFPLLPGKHLIENYIRALTLGTTEVGATVGRMMLNSLIMALGITFGKIAISLLAAYAIVYFRFRFRMFFFWMIFITLMLPVEVRILPTYKVAADLKMLDSYSGLILPLIASATATFLFRQFFMTVPDELCEAVRIDGGGPIRFFFDILLPMSRTSIAALFVILFIYGWNQYLWPLLITTNEGYYTVLIGIKRMLDVGEGQAEWHIIMASSMLAMIPPVLVVIFMQKQFVRGMTETEK, from the coding sequence ATGGTTGAACATCGTCCCTGGCTTACCTTTCTGACCCACGCGGTGCTGGTTCTGGGCATGTTGATTCTCGCCTTCCCCATCTACGTCACCTTTGTCGCTTCGACGCACACCCTGGGGGAGATAACGACGTCCTTTCCCCTTCTGCCGGGAAAGCATCTGATCGAGAATTACATCCGGGCCCTGACTCTGGGAACGACCGAGGTGGGGGCTACTGTGGGCAGGATGATGCTCAACAGCCTGATCATGGCCCTGGGAATCACCTTCGGGAAGATTGCCATCTCCCTGCTTGCCGCCTATGCCATCGTCTATTTCAGGTTCCGCTTCCGCATGTTCTTTTTCTGGATGATTTTTATTACCCTGATGCTGCCTGTGGAGGTTCGTATTCTACCGACCTACAAGGTTGCGGCCGATCTCAAGATGCTCGATTCTTACTCGGGGTTGATCCTCCCTCTCATCGCCTCGGCTACGGCCACTTTTCTGTTTCGCCAGTTCTTCATGACGGTGCCCGATGAGCTCTGCGAGGCGGTGAGAATCGACGGGGGCGGCCCTATCCGTTTCTTCTTCGATATCCTGTTGCCCATGTCACGCACCTCGATTGCGGCTCTATTCGTGATCCTCTTTATCTACGGTTGGAATCAGTATCTCTGGCCTCTGCTGATCACCACGAACGAGGGTTACTACACGGTTCTGATCGGCATCAAGCGGATGCTCGACGTTGGGGAGGGGCAGGCGGAATGGCACATCATCATGGCCTCTTCCATGCTGGCGATGATCCCGCCGGTGCTCGTCGTCATCTTCATGCAGAAGCAGTTTGTTCGAGGCATGACCGAAACCGAGAAATAG